A window from Pseudomonadota bacterium encodes these proteins:
- a CDS encoding cysteine desulfurase family protein, with translation MNTIYFDHISATPLHPLVKETMINFIQNDNFGNPLSQHHIGDAAVEALEGARDQVAQLIHANPEEIVFTSSGTESINHAIKGVAFAKFKKGKHIVSTNIEHQSVARTLRVLMRLGYQVTAIPVDKYGLVDPKDVEKAITEDTILVSIMHANNEIGTIEPIAEIGKITSAKNVLFHTDAVASGGNIPINVDELGVDLLSMAANQFYGPSGAGALYIRPKTEIFPLIDGGTQENNRRAGTQNILGNVGMGKAAELARMEMPQRTEHLLKLKKAFIEKLNTLEEIHINGHPELSLPGLVSVSVEYVEGESMMIMLEGEGICVSTRSACAAGSLRASHVLIATGCDYVTAQGTLIFSFGTGNTLDDIDKAFAALNKSVTFLRSMSPLYKKK, from the coding sequence ATGAATACCATCTATTTTGATCATATATCTGCCACACCGCTTCATCCTTTAGTAAAGGAAACAATGATCAATTTTATACAGAATGACAACTTTGGAAACCCTTTGAGTCAGCACCATATTGGCGATGCCGCTGTCGAGGCACTGGAAGGAGCGCGTGACCAGGTGGCGCAACTCATTCATGCAAATCCTGAGGAAATCGTCTTCACATCAAGTGGCACCGAATCAATCAATCACGCCATAAAAGGGGTTGCCTTTGCAAAGTTTAAAAAGGGGAAACATATTGTAAGTACAAATATTGAACATCAGTCGGTAGCAAGGACATTGAGGGTACTTATGCGCCTGGGATACCAGGTCACTGCTATTCCCGTTGATAAATATGGCCTTGTTGACCCGAAAGACGTTGAAAAAGCGATTACCGAAGATACGATACTCGTATCCATCATGCATGCAAACAATGAAATAGGGACGATAGAACCTATCGCCGAAATCGGGAAAATCACCAGTGCAAAGAACGTGCTATTTCATACAGATGCTGTGGCATCGGGAGGGAATATCCCTATCAATGTTGACGAACTGGGCGTTGACCTCCTCAGTATGGCAGCCAACCAGTTTTATGGACCATCCGGCGCAGGAGCCCTCTACATACGCCCGAAAACGGAAATATTTCCCCTCATTGATGGCGGCACCCAGGAGAACAACAGGCGTGCCGGGACACAAAACATACTCGGCAACGTAGGGATGGGCAAGGCCGCTGAGCTGGCCCGTATGGAGATGCCCCAGCGCACAGAACACCTGCTCAAACTCAAAAAAGCATTCATTGAAAAGCTAAACACCCTTGAGGAGATTCACATTAACGGGCATCCTGAGCTTTCTCTCCCCGGTCTTGTTTCCGTTTCTGTAGAATATGTTGAAGGGGAGTCCATGATGATCATGCTCGAGGGGGAAGGCATCTGCGTTTCCACCCGTTCAGCCTGTGCAGCGGGTTCTTTAAGGGCATCACACGTCCTCATTGCTACCGGCTGCGATTATGTTACAGCCCAGGGAACACTCATCTTCTCTTTTGGCACCGGAAATACCCTTGATGATATTGATAAGGCCTTTGCAGCGCTTAACAAGAGCGTCACATTCCTGAGGAGCATGTCACCGCTTTACAAGAAAAAATAG
- a CDS encoding ABC transporter ATP-binding protein translates to MSHIELKHISKYVLNDVNLEIEDKELLVLVGPNGAGKSTLLNVIAGLTDYRGEVFFDEKKMDQTPPHKRGVGYLFQDLALFPHLNVSSNIAYGLKVQGYPEKVIKKRVEALLDALHIGGLRERHPHNLSGGEKQRVAIARAIAPFQKILLLDEPLSGLDPQTSKYLRTELCVLLKRLEITSVFVIHDLLGAEEMADRIAIIHKGQIEQLATPNDIFFNPRTDIVSEFIGMPNILNCDHCHILSTGLVEVVSGDMSIILPYEGSSIKKLAIPPHDIYISDTKPPGPALNRYKGIITEILPINSTIRVRVAVGSNNLLTELQKSAFDEMNLDVGKEVYVIVKLRRLRYVEP, encoded by the coding sequence ATGTCGCACATAGAATTAAAACATATCAGTAAATACGTTCTCAATGATGTAAATCTTGAGATTGAGGATAAAGAACTGCTTGTACTTGTTGGTCCCAACGGGGCAGGGAAGTCCACACTGCTCAACGTCATAGCCGGTCTTACAGATTACAGGGGCGAAGTCTTTTTCGATGAGAAAAAGATGGATCAAACACCCCCGCATAAAAGAGGGGTAGGGTACCTTTTTCAGGACCTGGCACTTTTCCCCCATCTAAATGTATCTTCTAATATTGCCTATGGATTAAAGGTTCAGGGCTATCCGGAAAAGGTAATAAAGAAGAGGGTTGAGGCATTACTTGATGCACTCCATATCGGAGGCCTTAGAGAGAGGCATCCCCATAACCTGAGTGGAGGTGAAAAACAGAGGGTTGCTATTGCCAGGGCTATTGCCCCTTTTCAGAAGATTCTGCTCCTTGATGAGCCCCTGTCAGGTCTTGATCCCCAGACATCGAAATACTTAAGGACAGAGTTGTGTGTTCTCCTGAAGAGATTGGAGATTACATCGGTTTTTGTGATACATGATCTTCTGGGGGCTGAAGAAATGGCCGACAGGATAGCCATCATTCATAAGGGCCAGATTGAGCAACTGGCAACGCCGAATGATATTTTCTTTAATCCCAGAACAGACATAGTCTCTGAATTTATCGGTATGCCCAACATCCTGAATTGCGATCACTGCCATATTCTATCGACAGGTCTTGTTGAAGTCGTTTCGGGAGATATGAGCATTATCCTTCCCTATGAGGGTAGCAGCATAAAAAAGCTTGCAATCCCGCCCCACGATATTTACATCTCGGACACAAAACCCCCCGGCCCGGCCCTTAATCGCTACAAAGGCATTATTACGGAAATATTACCTATAAATTCTACCATACGGGTGCGTGTTGCCGTTGGCAGCAATAATCTCCTCACCGAGCTTCAAAAAAGCGCTTTCGACGAGATGAACCTTGATGTGGGGAAAGAGGTTTACGTTATTGTCAAACTCCGCAGATTACGGTATGTAGAGCCATGA
- a CDS encoding ABC transporter permease, whose amino-acid sequence MSFKRLAITFSFVTFLLYVTLILSLLYFYRGSLFLEILFSERTLFSIRLSIVTATIATLLSMFFAIPSAYALSRYNFFGRQFVDTVLELPMIVSPVALGAMVLIFFNTPAGLAIQEQGMQFVFTVYGILIAQFITTAGIATRLVKAAMDEIPQRYEEVAKTLGASPSKAFFNVTLPLSKNGIIAASILTWAKALGEFGATITIAGSMAMKTETIPVAIFMRLASADIEGTVVLVLILVGIGLSILYAVRLFTAKTPYA is encoded by the coding sequence ATGAGCTTTAAGCGTCTTGCCATAACATTCAGCTTTGTTACATTTTTATTGTATGTGACTCTGATTCTCTCGCTCCTTTACTTTTACAGAGGATCGCTATTCCTTGAGATACTGTTTTCTGAAAGGACATTATTTTCCATACGGTTAAGCATTGTTACCGCCACCATTGCCACGCTTCTGTCTATGTTCTTTGCCATTCCATCTGCATATGCACTCTCCAGGTATAATTTTTTCGGGAGGCAATTTGTTGATACAGTGCTTGAACTTCCCATGATTGTTTCTCCCGTAGCCCTCGGCGCCATGGTTCTTATTTTTTTTAACACACCTGCCGGTCTTGCTATTCAAGAGCAGGGAATGCAATTTGTGTTTACCGTTTACGGGATACTTATCGCACAATTTATTACCACGGCAGGCATAGCAACCAGACTTGTTAAGGCCGCTATGGATGAAATTCCCCAGAGATATGAGGAGGTGGCGAAAACGCTCGGTGCTTCGCCTTCAAAGGCGTTTTTTAACGTGACCCTACCATTGAGCAAAAATGGAATTATCGCCGCTTCAATACTGACGTGGGCAAAAGCGCTTGGTGAGTTCGGTGCAACAATTACTATCGCCGGTTCCATGGCCATGAAAACCGAGACCATTCCTGTGGCTATTTTTATGAGACTTGCCAGCGCTGATATTGAGGGTACTGTAGTCCTTGTACTTATATTGGTAGGGATAGGGCTGAGCATTTTATATGCGGTGAGACTGTTTACTGCAAAAACACCGTATGCGTGA